In one Populus nigra chromosome 12, ddPopNigr1.1, whole genome shotgun sequence genomic region, the following are encoded:
- the LOC133668995 gene encoding transcription factor Pur-alpha 1-like: MEMEKNSLDTDVLLVRKKIEIEHSSFCFDLKENSERQYLQISQMDGFSILLLSSGISCFLKAFDCFSSTSFEHQEEGSNRDKELKINGKVFRFSDGQDHRGRFLKVSEALTSTDCKNIVIPYKKNKNNGLQLFMRTLQEIDTTARVLFPPYQQQQIYIPSKQSVDLANVKPEFIMSHNAQNSSTSQSNKVSAHYESSSCCDSKIMRIGQKQFCFDLGNNEKGHFLKISEGRGTCRSSIIIPLSQLKQFNEMTGHFLNITNDSYSKEDHLIDRNFKKYSPPQVSKNQVLNAKDESCTVVPHES; this comes from the exons ATGGAAATGGAGAAGAACAGTTTAGACACAGATGTTTTGCTTGTCcgtaaaaaaatagagatagaaCATAGCTCCTTCTGTTTTGATCTGAAAGAGAATTCTGAAAGACAGTATCTCCAAATATCACAAATGGATGGTTTCTCAATTTTGCTTCTTTCAAGTGGCATTTCATGCTtcttaaaggcatttgattgcTTTAGCTCCACTTCTTTTGAACACCAAGAGGAGGGTTCTAACAGAGATAAAGAATTGAAGATCAACGGCAAG GTGTTTCGCTTCAGTGATGGACAGGATCATCGTGGTCGTTTTTTAAAG GTTTCAGAAGCATTAACAAGCACAGACTGTAAGAACATTGTCATTCCTtacaaaaagaacaagaacaatGGTTTACAATTGTTTATGAGGACACTACAAGAGATTGATACAACTGCAAGAGTTCTTTTCCCTCCATATCAG CAGCAACAAATTTATATTCCGTCAAAACAGTCTGTGGACCTTGCAAATGTCAAACCTGAATTTATAATGAGCCACAATGCTCAGAACTCTTCAACATCACAATCAAATAAGGTGTCTGCTCATTATGAAAGTAGTAGCTgttgtgattcaaaaataatgagaataggTCAGAAGCAATTTTGCTTTGATCTTGGAAATAATGAGAAGGGTCATTTCTTGAAGATATCTGAG GGGAGAGGTACATGCCGATCTTCTATAAtaatccccttgtctcagctgAAGCAGTTCAATGAAATGACGGGTCATTTCCTTAATATAACCAATGATTCGTATTCAAAAGAAGATCATTTGATTGACAGAAATTTCAAGAAGTATAGTCCTCCCCAAGTAAGCAAAAACCAAGTGTTGAATGCTAAGGATGAATCTTGTACGGTTGTACCTCACGAGAGTTAG